A region from the Waddliaceae bacterium genome encodes:
- the lipA gene encoding lipoyl synthase: protein MKNKTDTAPRHHTLPPWLRRPLPSCGAISSTRSVLEKHRLNTVCEEAQCPNRLECFSLKTATFIAMGKECTRCCSFCDVGFSTKPLPLDPCEPKSLASAIYDLSLRHVVITMVTRDDLDDGGARHLADIISAIRLRNPKTTIEVLTSDFCYNTDALDIVIAADPDVFNHNIETVEALTSKIRHNASYSRSLDVLRYVKKMSPTTTLKSGMMVGFGESADDIEKTIRDLHDVGCDIVTIGQYLQPSDKAVPVVEFVTPEQFSLYECYGKDLGVKHMFCGPFVRSSYHAKNFIKKQ, encoded by the coding sequence ATGAAAAATAAAACAGACACAGCGCCTCGCCATCACACTCTTCCTCCATGGCTACGGCGCCCTCTTCCTTCGTGCGGTGCTATTTCGTCAACGCGTTCCGTCTTAGAAAAGCATCGTCTTAATACTGTTTGCGAAGAAGCACAGTGTCCAAATCGCCTTGAGTGTTTCTCTCTAAAGACAGCGACTTTTATCGCTATGGGCAAGGAATGTACGCGCTGCTGCTCTTTCTGTGACGTCGGTTTTTCTACAAAGCCTCTGCCTTTAGACCCTTGCGAGCCGAAAAGTCTTGCTTCTGCTATTTATGACCTTTCTCTTCGCCATGTCGTCATCACCATGGTAACGCGCGACGACCTCGATGACGGCGGTGCCAGACACCTCGCCGATATCATCAGTGCCATTCGTCTCCGCAACCCAAAAACCACCATTGAAGTATTAACGTCAGACTTTTGTTACAACACCGACGCTCTCGATATCGTCATCGCTGCTGATCCTGACGTCTTCAACCACAACATCGAGACTGTCGAGGCACTTACTTCTAAAATCCGCCATAATGCTTCATACTCGCGGTCTCTAGATGTCTTGCGTTATGTAAAGAAAATGTCGCCAACAACGACGTTAAAATCCGGTATGATGGTAGGCTTTGGCGAGAGTGCCGACGACATAGAAAAAACTATCCGCGACCTTCACGATGTCGGCTGCGATATAGTCACTATCGGCCAATATCTACAGCCTAGCGATAAGGCAGTACCCGTCGTTGAATTTGTTACGCCAGAACAGTTCAGTTTATATGAATGTTATGGTAAAGATCTTGGCGTGAAACATATGTTCTGCGGCCCTTTTGTAAGGTCGAGTTATCACGCGAAAAATTTTATAAAAAAACAATAA
- a CDS encoding HEAT repeat domain-containing protein codes for MKNEKTPFKDILDDVSREMSKNHDAAIDSDDAISEDLPVIDILDHEILMHRDAHFGGKFDFMLDYYRRGGKGVYNEFEVSRIEELAIIEKDIDKDLAALVLLGVEAEEISRAKSVYSKLRELYEGKNHSTPCPRLIADMILSEEEDAIKETEAVIAEGSGIVSPLIDLLCADEFYSPLFPGYGLAPALAAQCLGKIGDEKAIIPLFEALSKVNFFIEDAVLTALENIGVPAKEFLLNAVKAMPISSDNERAAMALTYFKDDSEVSKVCFEMLKNIDIEKHPMLAMYLVLTCESLDDKKCRQEFIDMSTKVLEPLRHDMSMICRRWQK; via the coding sequence ATGAAAAACGAAAAAACACCCTTCAAAGACATCCTCGACGATGTTTCTCGTGAGATGTCAAAAAACCATGACGCCGCCATCGACTCCGACGATGCTATATCTGAAGACCTTCCTGTTATCGATATCCTCGACCATGAAATTCTTATGCACCGCGACGCACATTTCGGTGGGAAATTTGACTTCATGCTCGACTATTATCGTCGTGGTGGTAAAGGGGTGTATAATGAATTCGAGGTGTCACGCATCGAAGAGCTCGCCATCATAGAGAAAGACATCGACAAAGACCTTGCAGCCCTCGTCCTTCTTGGCGTCGAAGCCGAAGAAATCTCCCGCGCCAAAAGCGTCTACTCCAAACTTCGTGAACTCTATGAAGGTAAAAACCATTCGACACCATGCCCTAGGCTTATCGCCGATATGATCCTTTCCGAGGAAGAAGACGCGATAAAAGAAACCGAGGCTGTCATTGCAGAAGGTTCTGGTATAGTATCCCCTCTAATCGATCTATTATGCGCCGATGAATTTTACAGCCCTCTTTTTCCAGGATATGGCTTAGCGCCAGCATTAGCAGCACAATGTCTTGGGAAGATCGGTGACGAAAAAGCTATAATCCCTCTGTTCGAAGCTTTGAGCAAAGTGAATTTCTTTATAGAAGACGCTGTTCTCACAGCGCTAGAAAATATCGGCGTTCCAGCGAAAGAGTTTCTCCTCAACGCTGTAAAGGCTATGCCAATATCTAGCGACAATGAACGCGCTGCCATGGCTTTGACCTATTTTAAAGATGATTCTGAGGTGTCAAAGGTATGTTTTGAGATGCTAAAAAATATCGACATAGAAAAACATCCTATGCTTGCGATGTACCTCGTCCTGACATGTGAATCTCTCGACGACAAAAAATGTCGCCAAGAGTTCATCGATATGTCCACGAAAGTTTTAGAGCCTCTACGCCATGACATGTCTATGATATGCCGACGTTGGCAAAAGTAA
- a CDS encoding UDP-glucose/GDP-mannose dehydrogenase family protein yields the protein MKLLIVGTGYVGLVTGTCFAEMGHHVICLDNNEKKIEDLLNGIIPIYEPGLEERVKRNVESGRLSFTTSYEEAVPQSLVCFLAVPTPQDEDGSADLKYVKQASKQVAENIADYTVIVNKSTVPVGTGAAVKNVVAEELSRRGVDIEFDIVSNPEFLKEGNAVADFMKPDRVVIGVDNVRVAALMKELYSPFMLSHDRLVIMDIVSAEMTKYASNSMLATRVSFMNEISGLCELVGADVNNVRRGMGGDQRIGPYFLYPGIGYGGSCFPKDIRALRATSKEHGHDTHILDAVDNVNEKQKSVLVKKMKNYFSDKNGLEGKTIAIWGLAFKPDTDDIREAPALTIIRQLRDAGAHVRLFDPVAMENVKKHLDDHTNITWCENELEAATGADAIALVTEWKQFRFLDFKEVRDVMKGNAFFDGRNQHSPEDLADKGFDCFSIGRAPVFSEKTDAAYSKEETAEYPGASV from the coding sequence ATGAAATTATTGATAGTTGGAACAGGATATGTCGGACTCGTAACAGGGACATGCTTTGCAGAGATGGGACACCATGTTATATGCCTCGACAATAATGAAAAGAAAATAGAAGACCTCCTTAATGGTATAATACCGATATATGAGCCAGGACTCGAAGAGCGCGTCAAGCGCAATGTAGAGAGCGGAAGGCTAAGCTTTACAACGAGCTATGAAGAGGCCGTGCCACAGTCTTTGGTGTGTTTCCTCGCAGTGCCAACACCACAAGACGAAGACGGCTCGGCAGACCTTAAGTACGTCAAACAGGCATCAAAGCAGGTCGCCGAAAACATTGCTGACTATACTGTCATCGTCAATAAGTCTACTGTTCCTGTAGGCACTGGCGCCGCAGTGAAAAACGTCGTTGCCGAAGAGCTGAGCCGCCGCGGTGTCGACATTGAATTCGACATCGTATCAAACCCAGAGTTCCTAAAAGAAGGGAATGCCGTCGCGGACTTTATGAAGCCCGACAGGGTCGTTATTGGCGTCGACAATGTTCGTGTTGCTGCTCTTATGAAAGAGCTGTATTCACCGTTTATGCTAAGCCATGACAGATTGGTTATAATGGATATAGTTTCTGCAGAGATGACGAAATACGCCTCTAATTCCATGCTGGCGACAAGGGTTTCGTTTATGAATGAGATTTCAGGGCTGTGTGAGCTCGTTGGCGCTGACGTTAACAACGTACGTCGTGGCATGGGCGGAGATCAACGCATAGGGCCGTATTTTCTATACCCGGGGATAGGATATGGTGGATCATGCTTTCCTAAAGACATCAGGGCGCTACGTGCCACATCAAAAGAACATGGTCACGACACGCATATCCTCGATGCCGTTGATAATGTCAATGAGAAACAAAAAAGCGTCCTTGTTAAAAAGATGAAAAACTATTTTTCTGATAAAAATGGACTCGAAGGCAAGACGATAGCAATCTGGGGCTTGGCATTTAAGCCAGACACCGATGATATCAGAGAAGCTCCAGCATTGACGATTATCAGGCAGCTACGCGATGCCGGCGCACACGTGCGCCTTTTCGACCCCGTTGCTATGGAGAATGTTAAGAAGCACCTCGACGACCATACTAACATAACATGGTGCGAAAATGAGCTGGAAGCCGCTACAGGTGCCGATGCTATTGCTCTAGTGACAGAGTGGAAGCAGTTCAGATTTTTAGACTTCAAAGAGGTCCGAGATGTTATGAAGGGCAACGCCTTCTTCGACGGACGCAATCAGCACAGCCCTGAAGACCTTGCGGATAAAGGCTTCGACTGCTTCAGCATAGGAAGAGCACCGGTATTTTCTGAGAAGACAGACGCTGCATATTCCAAAGAAGAAACTGCAGAATATCCCGGAGCTAGCGTATAA
- a CDS encoding mannose-1-phosphate guanylyltransferase/mannose-6-phosphate isomerase, with protein MKTIILAGGCGTRLWPLSRKSHPKQFLHIDGQPSLFQKTIQRQLKVCDAESIFVVTNSDYRDIIVEQMRDIADIPNENVIVEPIMRNTAPAIALATKYVVERGNCNDDEPVVVVTSDHHIEPEDRFAEAVIRAGSFAEKGHIVIFGIQPTHPETGYGYIKEGDAVDDSVYVVDAFVEKPDSATAEKYLSEGCYLWNSGMFIFTPATMLAEMKKHCNEIYERSQKTYDEMYSDFPTMPKISIDYAVMEKAQNVLVLPLDITWSDIGSYDSYYEFKDKDDNGNVAIGDVIACDTKNSLIIGSKRTIATIGLDNIIIVETDDALLIAQRGHSQKVKDVVERLQKADSNKL; from the coding sequence ATGAAAACTATAATACTTGCAGGGGGTTGTGGCACGAGACTATGGCCGTTATCACGGAAAAGCCACCCAAAACAATTCTTACATATAGATGGACAGCCATCATTGTTCCAGAAAACGATACAGCGGCAGCTTAAGGTCTGTGATGCCGAAAGTATCTTTGTTGTTACCAATTCCGATTATAGAGATATCATTGTTGAGCAGATGCGTGACATCGCCGATATCCCTAATGAAAACGTTATCGTCGAGCCTATTATGCGCAACACCGCCCCCGCTATAGCCCTAGCGACGAAATATGTCGTTGAGCGCGGAAACTGCAACGACGACGAACCTGTTGTTGTTGTAACGTCAGATCATCATATAGAACCAGAAGACAGGTTTGCTGAAGCAGTAATCCGTGCGGGCAGCTTCGCAGAAAAAGGCCATATCGTCATCTTCGGAATACAGCCAACGCATCCAGAGACGGGATATGGATATATTAAAGAAGGCGACGCTGTCGACGACAGCGTATATGTCGTCGATGCTTTCGTAGAGAAACCCGACAGCGCCACTGCAGAGAAATACCTCTCCGAAGGATGCTATCTTTGGAATTCCGGGATGTTTATCTTCACGCCAGCGACGATGCTTGCAGAGATGAAAAAACATTGTAATGAGATATATGAACGTAGCCAGAAGACATATGATGAGATGTATAGCGACTTCCCTACTATGCCAAAGATCTCTATAGACTATGCTGTTATGGAAAAAGCCCAGAATGTATTAGTTCTTCCACTCGATATTACATGGTCGGATATAGGGTCGTATGACAGCTATTACGAGTTTAAAGATAAAGATGATAATGGCAACGTCGCCATCGGAGATGTTATCGCATGCGACACTAAAAACAGCCTTATAATAGGAAGTAAGAGGACAATAGCGACGATAGGACTTGATAATATAATAATAGTTGAGACCGATGATGCCCTCCTCATAGCACAAAGAGGGCATTCACAAAAAGTTAAAGATGTTGTAGAACGGCTGCAAAAGGCAGATAGCAATAAATTGTAA
- a CDS encoding ParB/RepB/Spo0J family partition protein: MTTYCDNDAKTGVYDEGSDEKIAEYCDVEIAKILVNPYQPRHDSNDDITSLVESIKSIGVIQPPAVRRIAGTDTYELVAGERRLRAAKMAGHMVIPVIVHKWEDIQSAQAALIENIQRVDLNPIEVASALQNLIEEFDFSQEEIAGRIGKKRSTVSNYLRLLKLSKEIQDSLARREITMGHAKAILFLESAVLRRKLHESIVKQGLTVRQTEVLAAKMAEGTTQQKKKPSSDQYIEDLENRLCHALGTKVSIKDKSGVGAITIDYYNLDDLDRLLDIFEV, encoded by the coding sequence ATGACGACATATTGCGATAACGATGCCAAGACGGGCGTTTATGATGAAGGCTCTGATGAAAAGATAGCGGAATATTGCGATGTTGAGATTGCAAAGATCCTTGTAAACCCATATCAGCCACGCCATGACAGCAATGACGATATAACATCACTTGTGGAGTCGATAAAAAGTATAGGGGTGATACAGCCGCCAGCGGTGAGGCGTATTGCTGGTACCGACACCTATGAACTTGTTGCTGGAGAGCGACGACTTCGTGCTGCAAAGATGGCGGGACATATGGTGATACCAGTAATCGTCCATAAATGGGAAGACATACAGTCTGCACAGGCGGCGCTTATTGAGAATATACAGAGAGTAGACCTCAACCCCATCGAAGTTGCGAGCGCATTACAAAACCTCATTGAAGAGTTTGATTTTAGCCAAGAAGAAATAGCCGGACGCATAGGGAAGAAGCGCTCGACGGTATCGAACTATCTTCGTCTTTTAAAGCTTTCGAAGGAAATACAGGACAGCTTAGCAAGGCGAGAAATAACAATGGGTCATGCCAAGGCGATACTATTCCTTGAAAGCGCCGTATTGCGACGGAAGCTCCATGAAAGCATTGTAAAACAAGGGCTTACGGTGCGGCAGACGGAGGTCCTAGCAGCGAAGATGGCAGAAGGGACAACACAGCAGAAGAAAAAACCATCAAGCGACCAATATATCGAAGACCTTGAAAACAGGCTTTGTCATGCTCTCGGAACGAAGGTTTCCATTAAAGACAAAAGTGGCGTTGGCGCGATAACAATAGATTACTATAACCTTGACGATCTTGATAGGCTTCTGGATATATTTGAGGTGTGA
- the dprA gene encoding DNA-protecting protein DprA — MRTLIKALGSARAVVDADTAEIANVKGINSTLAEKITATKGEDRWKCDLSLVDKHGIHLISYLDSCYPRRLREISNFPLLLYIRGSVDVIGKQGIALVGTRNPSSYGYREALRFSRELSSLSFSIISGLALGIDTAAHQGALDKGSTCAVIGSGISSLYPRENEGLADMIVDCGGAIISEFPMMATPERHHFPLRNRIVSGLSSAVLLIEAPCKSGAMLTSEAACSQGRPLFTIPGRLDDESFRGNHRLIKSGRALLAEGGADIAEYFSDLFRASAITV, encoded by the coding sequence ATGCGCACCTTAATAAAAGCATTAGGCTCAGCAAGGGCAGTTGTCGATGCCGATACCGCTGAAATTGCTAACGTTAAAGGTATTAACAGCACCCTCGCGGAAAAAATCACGGCAACAAAAGGCGAAGATCGGTGGAAATGTGATTTATCTCTTGTCGATAAACATGGAATACATTTAATCTCTTACCTCGATTCTTGTTATCCACGTCGCTTGCGTGAAATTTCTAATTTCCCTCTTTTGTTATATATAAGGGGAAGCGTCGATGTAATAGGGAAGCAGGGCATTGCTCTTGTTGGCACGCGGAATCCTTCGTCTTATGGTTATCGTGAGGCGTTGCGTTTTTCTCGAGAGCTTTCGTCGTTAAGCTTTTCTATTATCAGTGGTTTGGCATTAGGAATCGACACTGCCGCACACCAAGGAGCTTTAGACAAGGGTTCTACTTGTGCTGTTATAGGTTCTGGGATTTCTTCTCTATATCCACGGGAGAATGAAGGTCTTGCCGATATGATAGTCGATTGTGGCGGTGCTATTATCAGCGAGTTCCCTATGATGGCGACTCCTGAGAGGCATCATTTTCCGTTAAGAAACCGTATTGTCAGCGGTCTTTCTTCGGCGGTGTTGTTGATAGAGGCTCCGTGTAAAAGCGGCGCTATGCTTACTAGCGAAGCGGCTTGTTCACAGGGACGTCCGTTGTTTACAATTCCAGGACGTCTTGATGACGAGAGTTTTCGTGGAAACCATCGGCTTATAAAAAGCGGGCGTGCTCTTTTAGCAGAAGGCGGCGCCGACATTGCAGAATATTTTAGCGATTTATTTCGCGCTTCTGCTATTACAGTATAG
- the topA gene encoding type I DNA topoisomerase: protein MGKSLIIVESPAKIKTLKKFLGPEFLFESSIGHIRDLPASGFGIDIENDFEPHYEAIPGKEDVIANLCKAAKQCDTVYLCPDPDREGEAIAWHIASILPKDCNIKRITFNAITRKAVVEALEHPRDIDYPLVNAQQARRLLDRIVGYKISPILARRIQRGKGRSVSAGRVQSVALKLVVDREYEIEAFNPIEYWNLGAILGTEGTNSSFSSQLYSVDGKRIEKEASDEEKFITISDKNAADKILLSLKNSPFSVVSIAEKEKLRNPVPPFITSTLQQEASRHHGFSSAKTMDIAQTLYEGVDLDEEGVEGLITYMRTDSVRISPEALDEARAFIKEEFGDEYLPEKPREFPTKKSAQDAHEAIRPSNLSRPPEKVRDFLSKDEYHLYSLVWERFIASQMNPARYNTMAVTISAGDDIILRANGSKRIFPGFLIVYEEKNDGDASNNKDNELPNLVEGQTLSLEDVTSHQAFTKPPARFSEASLVKELEKSGIGRPSTYAAIMNKIQSRDYTVKQNRRLLPTELGCVIADLLNASFPKIMDTEFTAHMEDDLELVAEDKKEWKALIKEFWEDFIPTVELAEKEAFVPKKMTEIDCPKCGDHKLQKIWSKSKYFFGCSGYPDCDFTAGSLEELEFNRDDYAEGFDWEQKCPLCKDPMIVRHGRFGAFLGCSKYPDCRGIINIPKEGEEVIDQKNMPSCPAIGCDGVIVVRKSRFGKTFFSCSSFPDCNVIVNDLDDLESKYVDYPKTPYEKKSRKKKGAAKKKKKGAKGKKSATTKKKRRAPSVTPSALSPELAAVVGADEMPRPMVIKKIWEHIKSHDLQDSKDKRSINPDDLLAAVFGSSEPINMFTMIKALGPHIKKKGS, encoded by the coding sequence ATGGGAAAATCTTTAATCATAGTAGAATCTCCGGCGAAGATAAAGACGCTGAAGAAATTTCTAGGTCCGGAGTTTCTTTTTGAGTCTTCGATAGGGCATATCCGTGACCTTCCTGCGAGTGGTTTTGGCATCGACATCGAGAATGATTTCGAGCCACACTATGAAGCCATCCCCGGCAAAGAAGATGTCATCGCTAACTTGTGTAAAGCCGCCAAGCAGTGTGACACAGTATATTTATGTCCTGACCCCGACCGCGAGGGGGAAGCTATAGCCTGGCATATCGCTTCTATCTTACCTAAAGACTGTAATATCAAGCGTATCACTTTCAACGCCATAACACGCAAAGCTGTTGTTGAAGCCTTAGAACACCCTCGTGATATCGACTATCCTCTAGTCAATGCCCAGCAGGCACGTCGTCTTCTTGACAGGATTGTCGGCTATAAAATTTCTCCTATCCTCGCCCGCCGCATCCAGCGCGGGAAAGGGCGTTCTGTTTCGGCAGGACGGGTACAATCTGTAGCATTAAAGCTCGTCGTCGACCGTGAATACGAGATCGAGGCATTCAATCCTATAGAATACTGGAATCTTGGCGCTATCCTCGGCACCGAAGGGACAAACTCTTCCTTCTCTTCGCAGTTATATTCCGTCGACGGAAAGCGCATCGAAAAAGAAGCTTCCGACGAAGAGAAGTTTATCACTATCAGCGATAAAAACGCCGCCGATAAGATCCTCCTTTCCCTTAAAAATTCTCCGTTTAGCGTCGTTTCTATCGCCGAGAAAGAAAAACTACGCAACCCCGTCCCTCCTTTTATAACGTCAACGCTGCAGCAAGAGGCTAGCCGTCACCACGGATTCTCCTCCGCCAAGACCATGGACATTGCCCAGACTTTATACGAAGGAGTAGACCTCGACGAAGAGGGCGTAGAGGGCTTAATAACATATATGAGAACAGATTCCGTACGGATCTCTCCAGAAGCCCTCGATGAAGCACGAGCTTTTATTAAAGAAGAGTTTGGCGATGAATATCTTCCTGAAAAGCCTCGAGAGTTTCCTACAAAGAAGAGTGCACAAGACGCTCACGAAGCAATACGCCCTTCGAATTTATCGCGCCCTCCTGAAAAAGTCAGAGACTTCCTCTCTAAAGACGAATATCACTTATATTCTCTTGTCTGGGAGCGTTTCATAGCATCGCAGATGAACCCCGCCCGTTATAATACTATGGCTGTAACCATATCAGCTGGCGACGACATTATCCTTCGTGCCAATGGTTCGAAGAGGATCTTCCCGGGCTTTCTTATCGTCTATGAAGAGAAGAACGACGGAGACGCTTCTAATAACAAAGACAACGAGCTTCCAAACCTTGTCGAAGGACAGACTCTTTCTCTCGAAGACGTAACCTCTCATCAGGCTTTCACCAAGCCGCCAGCGCGTTTTTCCGAAGCTTCGCTTGTCAAAGAGCTTGAGAAGTCTGGGATAGGAAGACCTTCGACATACGCTGCTATAATGAACAAAATACAAAGCCGCGACTATACTGTTAAGCAAAACAGAAGACTTCTTCCTACCGAGCTTGGGTGTGTCATCGCCGATCTGCTAAATGCAAGCTTCCCTAAGATTATGGACACAGAATTCACTGCCCATATGGAAGACGACCTCGAGCTTGTCGCCGAAGATAAAAAAGAGTGGAAAGCGCTGATAAAAGAGTTCTGGGAAGATTTCATCCCTACCGTCGAGCTCGCAGAAAAAGAAGCCTTTGTCCCCAAGAAAATGACTGAAATCGACTGTCCTAAATGCGGAGACCACAAACTTCAGAAGATCTGGTCTAAGTCGAAATATTTCTTCGGATGTTCGGGATATCCCGACTGCGACTTCACCGCCGGAAGCCTTGAAGAGCTGGAATTCAACAGAGACGACTATGCCGAAGGTTTCGACTGGGAGCAGAAATGTCCTCTTTGTAAAGATCCTATGATCGTAAGGCATGGAAGATTCGGCGCCTTTCTCGGATGCTCGAAATATCCCGACTGCCGCGGTATCATCAACATCCCTAAAGAAGGAGAGGAAGTCATCGACCAAAAAAACATGCCTTCATGTCCTGCTATAGGATGCGATGGCGTTATCGTAGTCAGAAAATCCCGTTTTGGTAAGACGTTCTTCTCATGTTCTAGCTTCCCTGACTGTAATGTAATCGTCAATGACCTCGACGACCTCGAAAGCAAATACGTTGACTATCCCAAGACCCCTTACGAGAAAAAGAGCCGTAAAAAGAAGGGCGCTGCCAAGAAGAAGAAAAAAGGCGCTAAAGGTAAAAAAAGCGCCACTACAAAGAAAAAGCGCCGCGCGCCTTCTGTCACACCTTCTGCGTTGTCTCCAGAGCTTGCCGCCGTCGTTGGCGCCGACGAGATGCCAAGACCTATGGTTATCAAGAAGATTTGGGAGCATATCAAGAGCCACGACCTACAAGACTCCAAGGACAAAAGATCGATAAACCCCGACGACCTTCTTGCTGCCGTCTTCGGAAGCTCAGAGCCGATAAATATGTTCACGATGATAAAAGCTTTAGGTCCTCATATTAAGAAAAAAGGATCGTGA
- a CDS encoding XTP/dITP diphosphatase → MRCIIASNNLHKIREYREMFKSVPDIELLSLRDFPEYVAPEETGKTFEENANIKAEHAAKNLGEFVIADDSGLVVPALDGAPGVYSARYAGEGATDADNRNKLLEEMEGYADLQRAAFFECCISMIGPGGKKHIVTARCEGVVLEEGRGGSGFGYDPLFLKNDYDKTFAELDESTKNRVSHRFKAFDKITPFIESLIHKENNDK, encoded by the coding sequence ATGAGATGTATCATAGCAAGCAACAACCTTCATAAGATCAGAGAATATCGTGAAATGTTCAAAAGCGTTCCCGATATTGAACTTTTATCGCTTCGTGATTTCCCGGAATATGTCGCTCCTGAAGAGACAGGAAAAACCTTCGAAGAGAACGCTAATATTAAAGCAGAACACGCCGCTAAAAATTTAGGGGAGTTTGTTATCGCTGACGACTCTGGACTCGTCGTCCCTGCCTTAGACGGGGCTCCAGGGGTTTACTCTGCAAGGTATGCCGGTGAAGGCGCTACTGATGCCGACAATAGAAATAAGCTGCTCGAAGAGATGGAAGGATATGCCGACTTACAACGCGCAGCGTTCTTCGAATGTTGTATTTCCATGATAGGCCCTGGAGGAAAAAAACATATTGTTACGGCGCGCTGCGAAGGTGTTGTCCTTGAAGAAGGACGCGGAGGTAGTGGTTTTGGCTACGACCCCTTGTTCCTTAAGAACGACTATGACAAAACTTTTGCGGAACTCGACGAGAGCACAAAAAACCGTGTATCACACCGATTTAAAGCTTTCGACAAGATAACACCTTTCATCGAGTCTTTGATTCATAAAGAAAATAATGATAAGTGA